Below is a window of Nicotiana tabacum cultivar K326 chromosome 19, ASM71507v2, whole genome shotgun sequence DNA.
TTGAAATAATACAAAACAGGGCTATGTTTCAACAATGTAAACAGGAAATATTAGGCAGGAAAAATTTTGAGATTCTGCCATTCCTTCCTTTAAGGTCTTACCACAAATTTCTCATGCTTGTCGATGTCCAGTCACAAAATTCACTAGAAATTTGACAATTGACTACTATAACTTAGTGGATGGATTTTCAGATAGTCGGTATATGGTCAATGCATGTTCAATTGGTATCAGTTGTCGTAGTCCCTAGAAATAACTTTTTGGTCCCTTGATTATACCATATTTGTACTTTAGATCCCTCAACTATTCAGCTTTACACATTAAACCTACAATTTAACGAACTTTACAGATGTAGTCCAATAATAAACAAAACTAGCTAACCCACGACATATTCATATTTCAAGTCTCACATTTTAATAATACCGATTTCAAAAGGAGCATTAATGTTGTAAAAGTACCGTTGCCTACTAAAATATCCCAAAAAGATGAACACGCAGCTTTGGAAAATGGAATGCACCCATCACATGAGTTGCGGattaacaaaatttaaaaggtTATCTAGTTCTAATTAAGATCTGAATAAATCTGCAAACTCGACAAATTAAAAGGCAGATGTCAAAGTTGGAGAGTTGGACAAAAAGTGGAAACAGGGGATAACAGGGGACCAAAGATTTTCTCAGTATTCCTTGAAGTTATTATAATAAATTTCCAGTTTAACTAAATCTATCTCAAACTACAAGAAGGCTGAGAATGCCGTGACATCAGTACAATTTTATGCAGGCAGTTGCTTTTTAGAAATTTTAAAATACCAGGGAAACTAGATGATTACAAGATTAATTTCAGAGAAAGGTCAGATGTCAACTTGAATAGGATTATAaaaagggatctttacacaaatagccggctatattcattgtttactttttctagccatatacatagattatacacaattatgcacatataatacataaattatgcatatattattcACAAATAGCAGCATTCCTGGACGTCAGTAAGAGACAAAATGTTGATTGCCCAAAAATGATCTAATCGAAGGCAAAACATCAAAATCAACAGGATGCAATTCTAATTTTGATTCTCATTTTCATAAAAGAAACCACAAACCATAATAGTTCAAAATTGAAgggaaaattgaaaaggaaattgTATTAATCTTTTAGAAAACAGAGCTAGTAGAGATGCTAAGAATAAAACCAGTTCAGGTTATGACAGCATTCTAATGGGCAGAGTAACCTTACAGTAAATATACTATGTGAAGAAAAGCTGTCTCTTCATACCAGGTGTGTTGTACCCAGGGGGTCCACTAGGAGCTGATGAAGGAGACAGGTGTGCAGTGGGGTTTGTGTTATCCAAGCTTGAGAGCGATGGTGAAGGTGGAGATGGAGGTGGAGGGGATAAATTGAGTCTGTCCCATAACTCAGAACAATTAGTTTTCCAAAAACCAATTCTTTTATTTTCACGATCGTAAGTAACAAGAGTGTTGCGAACAACGATTCCTGTTGCAATTAAAAGCACGCATGTTACAGCACCGAATAGCTAGGACGATGAACTTTGTCAAGTAGTTAGAAATACCTCCAAGAAGACTAATTGGATTCTTTCCATTCGGGAAAATTCCTAGGCAATAAGCACCACGTACTTTGAAGTGCTTTATAGCATACAAGTTACAATGAAGAAGGGGGAAATTAATCAATACCAAAACTTAAAGAGAAAAAGAATTCAGTAGATGTGACGCCAAAATAGTGTCGGCAAGATAGTTAAGAAAGTACTAAAACAGAATAAAATGCCTACCTGAAACAAGTAGTTTTCAGGAGAGAGAGTTAGTTTCTTTCCATCGCTGAATACCATATCGACATGCGGAAAGTTCTTTGAGAGTTGTGATATGTTGCTGGAATATATAAGATATTAAATAATAAGGGTAACACCAACAATAGGGAAAAAACAAATTTAGACAAGAAAATAATAGACGTCCAATTAATTTCGGAACTCTCCTTATAAATACCTTCCAGCACCAGAAAAGCAGATATCTTTAAAACTAGGATCTGGCCCTTCGATCTGTTTTAGAGAATGAAGCTCTTTCACTACCtgaaaagaaaagttgaagaGGTTAATCCCAGAAAGGAAAATACGTAAGTTTATCTAAAGATAATAGCCACAAGTAACATACTGTATAAATTCACAACCAGTGACTCCACTTTTCCTTTGCCAAAATGTAATGCACCAAAAGCAATGAAAGACAACATCAAAGATATGCAGAAAATTGCAAGGAACTCTGTATACGTCGAAAATTACTACCTGCTAACATCATTGGAAGAAAATGCTGTGTGGTGTATTACCAAATTCAGAAATTTAAAACAAGAAAAATCAACTATTATAAGTGGTTAAGCAATCTTAATTAGGTCCTTTAATAGCAGAGAAACTAACAGCAAAAGAAGGGATAGAGGCCATAATACATAGCCTCCTTTTCTTTTGATAAAGTACATAGCCTCCAACTCATCACAGGAATAAGTTAGGTGGTGGAGTTATAGGATCACAAGATACCTGGATTCTTACTTTTCTTCAAAACATGTTCTAGTTATCAAATAGTTAGCTCTCGAACTATTATTGACCAAGAGGTTTTAGTTCAGTCCCACTCATGTACAGGAATCTCCAACTATAGAATTGATCCACGTCACAATAGGACATGATGGTTTGTTTCACCAATCAGTGGTGTAAATAGAACTTTGAATGGCAAGAAAAATTTAATAGATTGAGTTATATATAGAAAACACATTATTCAAATGAATATCTTTTCACATCTAATTTCTTCAGGACATTCTGCTCATCAATAGCGTGCTATTTGCCACTAGTCACTTTCTCAGGCAGAACGAATCAAACAAACAGACAAACAGACAGAAACATTGGCAGATATATAGATAAACTATATCTTACAGCATTCTTGAAAGCTGCAAATGCTGCTTCTGGAAGGTAAGCATAGGTGGTACCACTATCAAGTATAGTCCCGTGTTTTCCACCAAAAACCCGTGGATTTAGGTTCAGCGGCTTCCCAGCGACATGTATCTCCTTCAGGTCAATATTGTAGTACGGGCTGTTGCCATCCGAGACTAAAGTAAATGCGTAAGATTTATCAAGTGTATTTGCTAGGAGGAGACCTAACATCACTGTGTCTCTAAACAATTGTTTCCAATACATACCTGTGACCAAAATCTGATTTGGTAAAGGCCATGTCAGCAGGGGGTTTTACTCCACCAAGAACCATTGCCCCGCCACCAAAATCCATCCCTCCATAGCACAAGGAGAAAGAATCACTAATTACATGTTTTTCAACAAGTTGATCAACTATACTAAGATCACCTCGGCCCAAACCCATTATACCATCAGCACGTTGGCTGTAAAGATCACCAGTTTCCGCAATTTCACATCCAAAAACAGCTCGTTGTGGTGCAAGCTCACTTAGATTTCCAAAAGATATGATGTCCTCTCCAAGCAACCCATAACTTGCACTCATCTCAGCGTACCGTCTCTCATAAATACATTGCTGCCTCTTATGGTCGCAGGGACAAGCCTTATTGCATTTCACAGATTGATAAGTGCTTGACATTTCCGGCTGAAACTTAGGATCCTAAATAAGACAACATACAGAGTACCACCGATCAAAAGACAAAAATCAAATGCCAAGCAATTCTAAGTGCTATATTAAGCATTTCTCACAAAATTAATAGGCTGACTCAAAGTAAAATTACTAGTCATGAAGTTTCTTAAGTGCTGATATTTTCTCCATTAGGAGATCTTTTATGATTACAAGGCAAATTGAGCAAGAATCACATTTAAAACATCATGAAACTATACAATGGATTTGTACAGCTTATCAACAAAGAGAGGCTTAGAACTATTTGTATCCTAGTTAGATTGGTTTGTTCTTGTTTACCCTCTTTCCCTTAATACTTACAAATAACTGCATCCTACTAAGCGATTTCCTCACAAACAAAAAGTATATTAAGTAATGTTTATGAAATAGCACCTATACATAAACagtttcaaattttaatttccaTATCAAGCTATCAAAACACACTAACTGCAAAATTAAGATAAATATGTAACCTTTAATGTTTatccagaaaaagaaaagagggaaaAAACCTGATGGTTGCCACACTTTTTACACTCAGAGCAAGGGACATAGGTAACTGTACTCCCTGTATCAACAATAAGAGCGAACTTCTGCGGTGGTGTTCCAATCCAAATATGAGTTGTATAGTATCTGCATCACAAGTTACTTGGAATCCattcaacaaaataaaaattactaaTAAAGAAATTAGTCTGAACTAGAGGTATATAGAAATATATTCCACAGTGAAAACGCAAAATACGCATGTGAATCAGCAGCCAAAAGAGTTAGTAACAGTGAATTTAAATTTTCTGAGCAAAAGCTACGAATTTGAACCCGTTGAGGAGGAGATCATCATGGAGAGACATGCGAGCGCTGGCAGGACTTTTCTGGAGGTGGCGACGGGAGATTTCCGCACGGCGTGAAGTGTCTTTCGGAGGAAAGAGCGGCAGCAGCATGGTTGTGTGACGGCTGCCATCGGCCGGCGAAGGGAGGAAAACGGAGCTGCCGTTAGTAACATCAGATAATCGGAAGCCGGAAACGACACCGTAATGGATCAACAGAGAGATGAACGAGATGATCGCGAGAATAACGGTGAACTGTGGCCGTGCCATTTGAGATCAAATTATGAGTAACAGTTGACCTAACAAACTATTGTTATTACCAAAAAATAGAGGGATTAAGCTTAAGCAAAGGCGCGAAGGAGATGGTAGTGGGTCGGTCATGTGTGTTTGACTTCAgatattctttttctttcttaagtCGAATTAGCTACGCCTAGTTCCCTTCTCTTTATTGGTACTAGGATTTATATTATTGGTTAGATGGAATAAGAAATAAAATTGTTCAGAAGTTTCTGACTCCATCTCAATTAATGAACATTGTTTGCTTAAATTTCATGGCCCTCTAGTgcttaaatttccaaattttgttgttgtttttggctttgcttaatttaattaaaatcgattaaagcaacaacaataacaaattatGTGAAAGATATATGCGGTCTTACCTCGAGGGCAGACAGCCGAGAAAAAACGTGCATATGTTTCTCAAGTGATCTGGCTTGCAATTAATATTCACACAATTTTACGGAATTAAAGGGCATCAACAagtgataaatggtgcttttcttGCAATTTTTAACGGTTTCAAACCTCGGGTTAGGAGTAGCATTAAAGTTGACCCAGATCTCCGTAATTTTATTAGCCTGCCTATACGTATTTCATACACTTTGTAATTCACTTTATATTTGTAATTTATTGTTTAAACGGCTTGTTGACAAAGTAAAAGCAAAAGGGAGCACATGTCATCCAATATTAATggtgaaattaaatcccatttcTCTAAATTTGAGGTTATGTACCCATATTTAATTTGATACAAATGACCATCGTTGACCCTTGGATGGGATATTAATGCCACTGTGGATGAGACTTTAAAGTCCTTATTCGAGGAAATGGTTTGAGTGCATTTAATAGCTGCCTATCTCTGAC
It encodes the following:
- the LOC107822063 gene encoding aspartic proteinase 36-like codes for the protein MARPQFTVILAIISFISLLIHYGVVSGFRLSDVTNGSSVFLPSPADGSRHTTMLLPLFPPKDTSRRAEISRRHLQKSPASARMSLHDDLLLNGYYTTHIWIGTPPQKFALIVDTGSTVTYVPCSECKKCGNHQDPKFQPEMSSTYQSVKCNKACPCDHKRQQCIYERRYAEMSASYGLLGEDIISFGNLSELAPQRAVFGCEIAETGDLYSQRADGIMGLGRGDLSIVDQLVEKHVISDSFSLCYGGMDFGGGAMVLGGVKPPADMAFTKSDFGHSPYYNIDLKEIHVAGKPLNLNPRVFGGKHGTILDSGTTYAYLPEAAFAAFKNAVVKELHSLKQIEGPDPSFKDICFSGAGSNISQLSKNFPHVDMVFSDGKKLTLSPENYLFQHFKVRGAYCLGIFPNGKNPISLLGGIVVRNTLVTYDRENKRIGFWKTNCSELWDRLNLSPPPPSPPSPSLSSLDNTNPTAHLSPSSAPSGPPGYNTPVDIKVGLITFYLSLSVNCSELKPRIPELVHFIAQELDVNVSQVRLMNFSTKGNDSLTKWAVFPAGSADYMLNATAMEIIGRLAEDHPHLQHSFGTYKMFDWVIEPPPKRKLWPRNYLVLVVALVVLVVGLSAPVGWLIWRRRQEPNLPYGPVGRVETVTHDQELQPLK